The proteins below are encoded in one region of Nilaparvata lugens isolate BPH chromosome X, ASM1435652v1, whole genome shotgun sequence:
- the LOC111050030 gene encoding probable GPI-anchored adhesin-like protein PGA55 isoform X3 encodes MFGGMKYLQILLCFGVFKLSPTSASDGSERYRSRINSETEQNIIDSHSPIEEASSKIRSFHLSPANKILEDSEKSPELANKNFKCPDNSNNYFPVPNDCRSYYKCERGVSTKKECTTFHLFDAYKNQCLFFLYAECYQSITTAGYSTPAANESSIVTTTPKPSPFKCNANQTFNYPDFNNCKMYYQCYHGSVFHRQCPIFRYFDGITRSCMIWGAVCQVQMTSANNEKTIDAQGRNLESSLNEGDKEQNLDLHREKSQPHSIHKFHPSRKILSIDSYEEKPSCKPGQYYKKRYKPNCRKYYLCDYGRLSLESCAFLYRFDAIQSICRMYFLVDCSIDGPTTTTTEPEVTTDEATTTEISVSPESTSVWTSHTSSRSSSTSIDQSSTGDSFSSESSTDAYSSTSYSSPSSTDAYSSTSYSSPSSTDAYSSTSYSSPSSTDAYSSTSYSSPSSESSTSEISSSSAVTEETSFLPSSTTEISSTAESDETSLSSFSTADYSSTSESSPSTSTETSDLTSSTEDYSSSAETSISSTGFSSPTTDSSSSSESSTSTDVSSTTETSSSVDTEETSVSPSSTSDYSSSSESSTTSEVSSTTETSSSMDTEETSVSTSTTDSSSSSEFSSTTSEVSSTTETSSSMVTEETSVSPSSTDDYSSSSESSTSSDFSSTTSEVPSTTETSSSMGTEETSESSSSTSDYSSSESSTSPDFSSTTSEVSSTTETSSSMYTEETSSSSTGYSSSSESSTTSEVSSTTETSSSIETEETSDPPSSTTDYPSSTAVSSSTSSDLSTTETTSFTETTEGYSTSTDQSTSESTVENSSFSESTTDETSTTEDEDL; translated from the exons ATGTTTGGCGGAATGAAATATTTAC AAATTCTACTATGTTTTGGCGTCTTCAAGCTATCTCCTACATCAGCAAGTGATGGAAGTGAACGATATAGATCCAGAATTAATAGTGAAACAGAGCAAAATATAATCGACTCTCATAGCCCCATTGAAGAGGCTTCTTCAAAAATCAGAAGCTTTCATTTATCACCAGCTAATAAAATTCTCGAAGACTCTGAAAAAAGTCCCGAATTAGccaacaaaaatttcaaatgtcCCGATAATTCGAACAATTATTTCCCTGTTCCCAACGATTGCAGGTCGTACTACAAATGTGAGAGAGGAGTCAGCACTAAGAAAGAATGCACCACCTTCCACCTTTTCGACGCATATAAGAATCAATGTTTGTTTTTCTTGTATGCTGAATGTTACCAAAGCATTACAACAGCTGGTTATTCAACCCCTGCAGCAAATGAGAGTTCGATTGTGACCACGACACCCAAACCAAGTCCCTTCAAGTGTAATGCCAACCAAACTTTCAACTACCCTGACTTCAACAACTGCAAAATGTATTATCAATGTTATCATGGAAGTGTTTTTCATCGCCAATGTCCCATCTTCCGATACTTTGATGGTATCACTAGATCTTGCATGATATGGGGTGCTGTATGTCAAGTTCAAATGACTTCAGCCAATAATGAGAAAACAATTGATGCACAAGGGAGAAATTTGGAATCAAGCTTGAATGAAGGTGATAAAGAGCAAAATCTGGATCTACACAGAGAAAAATCTCAACCACACTCAATCCACAAGTTTCATCCAAGTCGGAAGATTTTGAGCATAGATTCTTATGAGGAAAAACCTTCATGTAAGCCGGGACAGTATTACAAGAAACGATACAAACCAAACTGCCGAAAATACTATCTATGTGATTATGGAAGACTGAGTTTGGAATCATGTGCCTTTTTGTATCGTTTTGATGCAATTCAGAGCATATGCCGTATGTACTTTTTAGTGGACTGTAGCATTGATGGACCTACCACAACTACCACAGAGCCTGAGGTTACAACAGATGAGGCCACGACCACAGAAATATCTGTATCTCCTGAATCCACAAGTGTATGGACCTCCCACACTAGCTCTCGAAGTTCATCTACATCAATTGATCAATCATCCACTGGTGACTCATTTTCGTCAGAATCATCAACAGATGCTTATTCCTCCACATCATATTCTTCCCCATCTTCAACAGATGCTTATTCCTCCACATCATATTCTTCCCCATCTTCAACAGATGCTTATTCCTCCACATCATATTCTTCCCCATCTTCAACAGATGCTTATTCCTCCAC ATCATATTCTTCCCCATCGTCTGAATCTTCAACTTCAGAGATATCATCTTCATCCGCGGTAACAGAAGAAACTTCATTTTTACCATCATCAACCACAGAAATATCGTCAACAGCAGAATCAGATGAAACTTCACTTTCATCATTCTCTACAGCAGATTATTCTTCCACATCAGAATCTTCTCCATCTACTTCAACAGAAACTTCAGATCTAACTTCCTCAACAGAAGATTATTCATCTTCAGCAGAAACATCAATTTCATCGACAGGGTTTTCTTCCCCCACAAcagattcttcttcttcgtcagaGTCATCAACTTCAACAGATGTTTCATCAACTACAGAGACATCGTCTTCTGTAGATACAGAAGAAACTTCAGTTTCACCATCTTCCACATCtgattattcttcttcatcagaGTCATCAACTACATCAGAAGTTTCATCAACTACAGAGACTTCCTCTTCCATGGACACAGAAGAAACTTCAGTATCAACCTCCACaactgattcttcttcttcatcagaGTTTTCATCAACTACATCAGAAGTTTCATCAACTACAGAGACTTCATCTTCCATGGTCACAGAAGAAACTTCAGTATCACCATCCTCCACAGAtgattattcttcttcatcagaGTCATCAACATCATCAGACTTTTCATCAACTACATCAGAAGTTCCATCAACTACAGAGACTTCCTCTTCCATGGGTACAGAAGAAACTTCAGAATCATCATCCTCCACATCTGATTATTCTTCATCAGAGTCATCAACATCACCAGACTTTTCATCAACTACTTCAGAAGTTTCATCAACTACAGAGACATCCtcttccatgtacacagaagaAACTTCATCATCCTCAACAggttattcttcttcatcagaGTCATCAACTACATCAGAAGTTTCATCAACTACAGAAACATCCTCTTCCATAGAAACGGAGGAAACTTCAGATCCACCTTCCTCTACTACTGATTATCCATCTTCCACAGCTGTTTCTTCATCGACTTCATCAGACTTATCAACTACAGAAACAACCTCTTTCACAGAAACAACAGAGGGTTATTCTACATCAACTGACCAAAGCACATCAGAAAGTACAGTGGAAAATTCATCTTTCTCTGAAAGTACAACAGATGAGACTTCAACAACTGAGGATGAAGACCTATAA
- the LOC111050030 gene encoding probable GPI-anchored adhesin-like protein PGA55 isoform X2: MFGGMKYLQILLCFGVFKLSPTSASDGSERYRSRINSETEQNIIDSHSPIEEASSKIRSFHLSPANKILEDSEKSPELANKNFKCPDNSNNYFPVPNDCRSYYKCERGVSTKKECTTFHLFDAYKNQCLFFLYAECYQSITTAGYSTPAANESSIVTTTPKPSPFKCNANQTFNYPDFNNCKMYYQCYHGSVFHRQCPIFRYFDGITRSCMIWGAVCQVQMTSANNEKTIDAQGRNLESSLNEGDKEQNLDLHREKSQPHSIHKFHPSRKILSIDSYEEKPSCKPGQYYKKRYKPNCRKYYLCDYGRLSLESCAFLYRFDAIQSICRMYFLVDCSIDGPTTTTTEPEVTTDEATTTEISVSPESTSVWTSHTSSRSSSTSIDQSSTGDSFSSESSTDAYSSTSYSSPSSTDAYSSTSYSSPSSTDAYSSTSYSSPSSTDAYSSTSYSSPSSESSTSEISSSSAVTEETSFLPSSTTEISSTAESDETSLSSFSTADYSSTSESSPSTSTETSDLTSSTEDYSSSAETSISSTGFSSPTTDSSSSSESSTSTDVSSTTETSSSVDTEETSVSPSSTSDYSSSSESSTTSEVSSTTETSSSMDTEETSVSTSTTDSSSSSEFSSTTSEVSSTTETSSSMVTEETSVSPSSTDDYSSSSESSTSSDFSSTTSEVPSTTETSSSMGTEETSESSSSTSDYSSSESSTSPDFSSTTSEVSSTTETSSSMYTEETSSSSTGYSSSSESSTTSEVSSTTETSSSIETEETSDPPSSTTDYPSSTAVSSSTSSDLSTTETTSFTETTEGYSTSTDQSTSESTVENSSFSESTTDETSTTEDEDL; encoded by the exons ATGTTTGGCGGAATGAAATATTTAC AAATTCTACTATGTTTTGGCGTCTTCAAGCTATCTCCTACATCAGCAAGTGATGGAAGTGAACGATATAGATCCAGAATTAATAGTGAAACAGAGCAAAATATAATCGACTCTCATAGCCCCATTGAAGAGGCTTCTTCAAAAATCAGAAGCTTTCATTTATCACCAGCTAATAAAATTCTCGAAGACTCTGAAAAAAGTCCCGAATTAGccaacaaaaatttcaaatgtcCCGATAATTCGAACAATTATTTCCCTGTTCCCAACGATTGCAGGTCGTACTACAAATGTGAGAGAGGAGTCAGCACTAAGAAAGAATGCACCACCTTCCACCTTTTCGACGCATATAAGAATCAATGTTTGTTTTTCTTGTATGCTGAATGTTACCAAAGCATTACAACAGCTGGTTATTCAACCCCTGCAGCAAATGAGAGTTCGATTGTGACCACGACACCCAAACCAAGTCCCTTCAAGTGTAATGCCAACCAAACTTTCAACTACCCTGACTTCAACAACTGCAAAATGTATTATCAATGTTATCATGGAAGTGTTTTTCATCGCCAATGTCCCATCTTCCGATACTTTGATGGTATCACTAGATCTTGCATGATATGGGGTGCTGTATGTCAAGTTCAAATGACTTCAGCCAATAATGAGAAAACAATTGATGCACAAGGGAGAAATTTGGAATCAAGCTTGAATGAAGGTGATAAAGAGCAAAATCTGGATCTACACAGAGAAAAATCTCAACCACACTCAATCCACAAGTTTCATCCAAGTCGGAAGATTTTGAGCATAGATTCTTATGAGGAAAAACCTTCATGTAAGCCGGGACAGTATTACAAGAAACGATACAAACCAAACTGCCGAAAATACTATCTATGTGATTATGGAAGACTGAGTTTGGAATCATGTGCCTTTTTGTATCGTTTTGATGCAATTCAGAGCATATGCCGTATGTACTTTTTAGTGGACTGTAGCATTGATGGACCTACCACAACTACCACAGAGCCTGAGGTTACAACAGATGAGGCCACGACCACAGAAATATCTGTATCTCCTGAATCCACAAGTGTATGGACCTCCCACACTAGCTCTCGAAGTTCATCTACATCAATTGATCAATCATCCACTGGTGACTCATTTTCGTCAGAATCATCAACAG ATGCTTATTCCTCCACATCATATTCTTCCCCATCTTCAACAGATGCTTATTCCTCCACATCATATTCTTCCCCATCTTCAACAGATGCTTATTCCTCCACATCATATTCTTCCCCATCTTCAACAGATGCTTATTCCTCCACATCATATTCTTCCCCATCGTCTGAATCTTCAACTTCAGAGATATCATCTTCATCCGCGGTAACAGAAGAAACTTCATTTTTACCATCATCAACCACAGAAATATCGTCAACAGCAGAATCAGATGAAACTTCACTTTCATCATTCTCTACAGCAGATTATTCTTCCACATCAGAATCTTCTCCATCTACTTCAACAGAAACTTCAGATCTAACTTCCTCAACAGAAGATTATTCATCTTCAGCAGAAACATCAATTTCATCGACAGGGTTTTCTTCCCCCACAAcagattcttcttcttcgtcagaGTCATCAACTTCAACAGATGTTTCATCAACTACAGAGACATCGTCTTCTGTAGATACAGAAGAAACTTCAGTTTCACCATCTTCCACATCtgattattcttcttcatcagaGTCATCAACTACATCAGAAGTTTCATCAACTACAGAGACTTCCTCTTCCATGGACACAGAAGAAACTTCAGTATCAACCTCCACaactgattcttcttcttcatcagaGTTTTCATCAACTACATCAGAAGTTTCATCAACTACAGAGACTTCATCTTCCATGGTCACAGAAGAAACTTCAGTATCACCATCCTCCACAGAtgattattcttcttcatcagaGTCATCAACATCATCAGACTTTTCATCAACTACATCAGAAGTTCCATCAACTACAGAGACTTCCTCTTCCATGGGTACAGAAGAAACTTCAGAATCATCATCCTCCACATCTGATTATTCTTCATCAGAGTCATCAACATCACCAGACTTTTCATCAACTACTTCAGAAGTTTCATCAACTACAGAGACATCCtcttccatgtacacagaagaAACTTCATCATCCTCAACAggttattcttcttcatcagaGTCATCAACTACATCAGAAGTTTCATCAACTACAGAAACATCCTCTTCCATAGAAACGGAGGAAACTTCAGATCCACCTTCCTCTACTACTGATTATCCATCTTCCACAGCTGTTTCTTCATCGACTTCATCAGACTTATCAACTACAGAAACAACCTCTTTCACAGAAACAACAGAGGGTTATTCTACATCAACTGACCAAAGCACATCAGAAAGTACAGTGGAAAATTCATCTTTCTCTGAAAGTACAACAGATGAGACTTCAACAACTGAGGATGAAGACCTATAA
- the LOC111050030 gene encoding uncharacterized serine-rich protein C215.13 isoform X1, whose translation MFGGMKYLQILLCFGVFKLSPTSASDGSERYRSRINSETEQNIIDSHSPIEEASSKIRSFHLSPANKILEDSEKSPELANKNFKCPDNSNNYFPVPNDCRSYYKCERGVSTKKECTTFHLFDAYKNQCLFFLYAECYQSITTAGYSTPAANESSIVTTTPKPSPFKCNANQTFNYPDFNNCKMYYQCYHGSVFHRQCPIFRYFDGITRSCMIWGAVCQVQMTSANNEKTIDAQGRNLESSLNEGDKEQNLDLHREKSQPHSIHKFHPSRKILSIDSYEEKPSCKPGQYYKKRYKPNCRKYYLCDYGRLSLESCAFLYRFDAIQSICRMYFLVDCSIDGPTTTTTEPEVTTDEATTTEISVSPESTSVWTSHTSSRSSSTSIDQSSTGDSFSSESSTDAYSSTSYSSPSSTDAYSSTSYSSPSSTDAYSSTSYSSPSSTDAYSSTSYSSPSSTDAYSSTSYSSPSSESSTSEISSSSAVTEETSFLPSSTTEISSTAESDETSLSSFSTADYSSTSESSPSTSTETSDLTSSTEDYSSSAETSISSTGFSSPTTDSSSSSESSTSTDVSSTTETSSSVDTEETSVSPSSTSDYSSSSESSTTSEVSSTTETSSSMDTEETSVSTSTTDSSSSSEFSSTTSEVSSTTETSSSMVTEETSVSPSSTDDYSSSSESSTSSDFSSTTSEVPSTTETSSSMGTEETSESSSSTSDYSSSESSTSPDFSSTTSEVSSTTETSSSMYTEETSSSSTGYSSSSESSTTSEVSSTTETSSSIETEETSDPPSSTTDYPSSTAVSSSTSSDLSTTETTSFTETTEGYSTSTDQSTSESTVENSSFSESTTDETSTTEDEDL comes from the exons ATGTTTGGCGGAATGAAATATTTAC AAATTCTACTATGTTTTGGCGTCTTCAAGCTATCTCCTACATCAGCAAGTGATGGAAGTGAACGATATAGATCCAGAATTAATAGTGAAACAGAGCAAAATATAATCGACTCTCATAGCCCCATTGAAGAGGCTTCTTCAAAAATCAGAAGCTTTCATTTATCACCAGCTAATAAAATTCTCGAAGACTCTGAAAAAAGTCCCGAATTAGccaacaaaaatttcaaatgtcCCGATAATTCGAACAATTATTTCCCTGTTCCCAACGATTGCAGGTCGTACTACAAATGTGAGAGAGGAGTCAGCACTAAGAAAGAATGCACCACCTTCCACCTTTTCGACGCATATAAGAATCAATGTTTGTTTTTCTTGTATGCTGAATGTTACCAAAGCATTACAACAGCTGGTTATTCAACCCCTGCAGCAAATGAGAGTTCGATTGTGACCACGACACCCAAACCAAGTCCCTTCAAGTGTAATGCCAACCAAACTTTCAACTACCCTGACTTCAACAACTGCAAAATGTATTATCAATGTTATCATGGAAGTGTTTTTCATCGCCAATGTCCCATCTTCCGATACTTTGATGGTATCACTAGATCTTGCATGATATGGGGTGCTGTATGTCAAGTTCAAATGACTTCAGCCAATAATGAGAAAACAATTGATGCACAAGGGAGAAATTTGGAATCAAGCTTGAATGAAGGTGATAAAGAGCAAAATCTGGATCTACACAGAGAAAAATCTCAACCACACTCAATCCACAAGTTTCATCCAAGTCGGAAGATTTTGAGCATAGATTCTTATGAGGAAAAACCTTCATGTAAGCCGGGACAGTATTACAAGAAACGATACAAACCAAACTGCCGAAAATACTATCTATGTGATTATGGAAGACTGAGTTTGGAATCATGTGCCTTTTTGTATCGTTTTGATGCAATTCAGAGCATATGCCGTATGTACTTTTTAGTGGACTGTAGCATTGATGGACCTACCACAACTACCACAGAGCCTGAGGTTACAACAGATGAGGCCACGACCACAGAAATATCTGTATCTCCTGAATCCACAAGTGTATGGACCTCCCACACTAGCTCTCGAAGTTCATCTACATCAATTGATCAATCATCCACTGGTGACTCATTTTCGTCAGAATCATCAACAGATGCTTATTCCTCCACATCATATTCTTCCCCATCTTCAACAGATGCTTATTCCTCCACATCATATTCTTCCCCATCTTCAACAGATGCTTATTCCTCCACATCATATTCTTCCCCATCTTCAACAGATGCTTATTCCTCCACATCATATTCTTCCCCATCTTCAACAGATGCTTATTCCTCCACATCATATTCTTCCCCATCGTCTGAATCTTCAACTTCAGAGATATCATCTTCATCCGCGGTAACAGAAGAAACTTCATTTTTACCATCATCAACCACAGAAATATCGTCAACAGCAGAATCAGATGAAACTTCACTTTCATCATTCTCTACAGCAGATTATTCTTCCACATCAGAATCTTCTCCATCTACTTCAACAGAAACTTCAGATCTAACTTCCTCAACAGAAGATTATTCATCTTCAGCAGAAACATCAATTTCATCGACAGGGTTTTCTTCCCCCACAAcagattcttcttcttcgtcagaGTCATCAACTTCAACAGATGTTTCATCAACTACAGAGACATCGTCTTCTGTAGATACAGAAGAAACTTCAGTTTCACCATCTTCCACATCtgattattcttcttcatcagaGTCATCAACTACATCAGAAGTTTCATCAACTACAGAGACTTCCTCTTCCATGGACACAGAAGAAACTTCAGTATCAACCTCCACaactgattcttcttcttcatcagaGTTTTCATCAACTACATCAGAAGTTTCATCAACTACAGAGACTTCATCTTCCATGGTCACAGAAGAAACTTCAGTATCACCATCCTCCACAGAtgattattcttcttcatcagaGTCATCAACATCATCAGACTTTTCATCAACTACATCAGAAGTTCCATCAACTACAGAGACTTCCTCTTCCATGGGTACAGAAGAAACTTCAGAATCATCATCCTCCACATCTGATTATTCTTCATCAGAGTCATCAACATCACCAGACTTTTCATCAACTACTTCAGAAGTTTCATCAACTACAGAGACATCCtcttccatgtacacagaagaAACTTCATCATCCTCAACAggttattcttcttcatcagaGTCATCAACTACATCAGAAGTTTCATCAACTACAGAAACATCCTCTTCCATAGAAACGGAGGAAACTTCAGATCCACCTTCCTCTACTACTGATTATCCATCTTCCACAGCTGTTTCTTCATCGACTTCATCAGACTTATCAACTACAGAAACAACCTCTTTCACAGAAACAACAGAGGGTTATTCTACATCAACTGACCAAAGCACATCAGAAAGTACAGTGGAAAATTCATCTTTCTCTGAAAGTACAACAGATGAGACTTCAACAACTGAGGATGAAGACCTATAA
- the LOC111050030 gene encoding uncharacterized serine-rich protein C215.13 isoform X4, whose product MFGGMKYLQILLCFGVFKLSPTSASDGSERYRSRINSETEQNIIDSHSPIEEASSKIRSFHLSPANKILEDSEKSPELANKNFKCPDNSNNYFPVPNDCRSYYKCERGVSTKKECTTFHLFDAYKNQCLFFLYAECYQSITTAGYSTPAANESSIVTTTPKPSPFKCNANQTFNYPDFNNCKMYYQCYHGSVFHRQCPIFRYFDGITRSCMIWGAVCQVQMTSANNEKTIDAQGRNLESSLNEGDKEQNLDLHREKSQPHSIHKFHPSRKILSIDSYEEKPSCKPGQYYKKRYKPNCRKYYLCDYGRLSLESCAFLYRFDAIQSICRMYFLVDCSIDGPTTTTTEPEVTTDEATTTEISVSPESTSVWTSHTSSRSSSTSIDQSSTGDSFSSESSTDAYSSTSYSSPSSTDAYSSTSYSSPSSTDAYSSTSYSSPSSESSTSEISSSSAVTEETSFLPSSTTEISSTAESDETSLSSFSTADYSSTSESSPSTSTETSDLTSSTEDYSSSAETSISSTGFSSPTTDSSSSSESSTSTDVSSTTETSSSVDTEETSVSPSSTSDYSSSSESSTTSEVSSTTETSSSMDTEETSVSTSTTDSSSSSEFSSTTSEVSSTTETSSSMVTEETSVSPSSTDDYSSSSESSTSSDFSSTTSEVPSTTETSSSMGTEETSESSSSTSDYSSSESSTSPDFSSTTSEVSSTTETSSSMYTEETSSSSTGYSSSSESSTTSEVSSTTETSSSIETEETSDPPSSTTDYPSSTAVSSSTSSDLSTTETTSFTETTEGYSTSTDQSTSESTVENSSFSESTTDETSTTEDEDL is encoded by the exons ATGTTTGGCGGAATGAAATATTTAC AAATTCTACTATGTTTTGGCGTCTTCAAGCTATCTCCTACATCAGCAAGTGATGGAAGTGAACGATATAGATCCAGAATTAATAGTGAAACAGAGCAAAATATAATCGACTCTCATAGCCCCATTGAAGAGGCTTCTTCAAAAATCAGAAGCTTTCATTTATCACCAGCTAATAAAATTCTCGAAGACTCTGAAAAAAGTCCCGAATTAGccaacaaaaatttcaaatgtcCCGATAATTCGAACAATTATTTCCCTGTTCCCAACGATTGCAGGTCGTACTACAAATGTGAGAGAGGAGTCAGCACTAAGAAAGAATGCACCACCTTCCACCTTTTCGACGCATATAAGAATCAATGTTTGTTTTTCTTGTATGCTGAATGTTACCAAAGCATTACAACAGCTGGTTATTCAACCCCTGCAGCAAATGAGAGTTCGATTGTGACCACGACACCCAAACCAAGTCCCTTCAAGTGTAATGCCAACCAAACTTTCAACTACCCTGACTTCAACAACTGCAAAATGTATTATCAATGTTATCATGGAAGTGTTTTTCATCGCCAATGTCCCATCTTCCGATACTTTGATGGTATCACTAGATCTTGCATGATATGGGGTGCTGTATGTCAAGTTCAAATGACTTCAGCCAATAATGAGAAAACAATTGATGCACAAGGGAGAAATTTGGAATCAAGCTTGAATGAAGGTGATAAAGAGCAAAATCTGGATCTACACAGAGAAAAATCTCAACCACACTCAATCCACAAGTTTCATCCAAGTCGGAAGATTTTGAGCATAGATTCTTATGAGGAAAAACCTTCATGTAAGCCGGGACAGTATTACAAGAAACGATACAAACCAAACTGCCGAAAATACTATCTATGTGATTATGGAAGACTGAGTTTGGAATCATGTGCCTTTTTGTATCGTTTTGATGCAATTCAGAGCATATGCCGTATGTACTTTTTAGTGGACTGTAGCATTGATGGACCTACCACAACTACCACAGAGCCTGAGGTTACAACAGATGAGGCCACGACCACAGAAATATCTGTATCTCCTGAATCCACAAGTGTATGGACCTCCCACACTAGCTCTCGAAGTTCATCTACATCAATTGATCAATCATCCACTGGTGACTCATTTTCGTCAGAATCATCAACAGATGCTTATTCCTCCACATCATATTCTTCCCCATCTTCAACAGATGCTTATTCCTCCACATCATATTCTTCCCCATCTTCAACAGATGCTTATTCCTCCAC ATCATATTCTTCCCCATCGTCTGAATCTTCAACTTCAGAGATATCATCTTCATCCGCGGTAACAGAAGAAACTTCATTTTTACCATCATCAACCACAGAAATATCGTCAACAGCAGAATCAGATGAAACTTCACTTTCATCATTCTCTACAGCAGATTATTCTTCCACATCAGAATCTTCTCCATCTACTTCAACAGAAACTTCAGATCTAACTTCCTCAACAGAAGATTATTCATCTTCAGCAGAAACATCAATTTCATCGACAGGGTTTTCTTCCCCCACAAcagattcttcttcttcgtcagaGTCATCAACTTCAACAGATGTTTCATCAACTACAGAGACATCGTCTTCTGTAGATACAGAAGAAACTTCAGTTTCACCATCTTCCACATCtgattattcttcttcatcagaGTCATCAACTACATCAGAAGTTTCATCAACTACAGAGACTTCCTCTTCCATGGACACAGAAGAAACTTCAGTATCAACCTCCACaactgattcttcttcttcatcagaGTTTTCATCAACTACATCAGAAGTTTCATCAACTACAGAGACTTCATCTTCCATGGTCACAGAAGAAACTTCAGTATCACCATCCTCCACAGAtgattattcttcttcatcagaGTCATCAACATCATCAGACTTTTCATCAACTACATCAGAAGTTCCATCAACTACAGAGACTTCCTCTTCCATGGGTACAGAAGAAACTTCAGAATCATCATCCTCCACATCTGATTATTCTTCATCAGAGTCATCAACATCACCAGACTTTTCATCAACTACTTCAGAAGTTTCATCAACTACAGAGACATCCtcttccatgtacacagaagaAACTTCATCATCCTCAACAggttattcttcttcatcagaGTCATCAACTACATCAGAAGTTTCATCAACTACAGAAACATCCTCTTCCATAGAAACGGAGGAAACTTCAGATCCACCTTCCTCTACTACTGATTATCCATCTTCCACAGCTGTTTCTTCATCGACTTCATCAGACTTATCAACTACAGAAACAACCTCTTTCACAGAAACAACAGAGGGTTATTCTACATCAACTGACCAAAGCACATCAGAAAGTACAGTGGAAAATTCATCTTTCTCTGAAAGTACAACAGATGAGACTTCAACAACTGAGGATGAAGACCTATAA